The genomic stretch CAAGCACATAGCTGATAACAAGCTTATGTTTAAGCTTCATATCATTCGTACGCCGTACAATCTTTGACAGCAATTTACACACCCCGATCTATATAAGCGCTTACAAATCTTTACTACTTATTTTATCATAAATTGTCATAGCCAGATTGTAATTCTCGGCAAATAAATACAGTTTTCATTAGTTCTTACAGGACAAACTATAGAGTACTATATATGGATGAGTACAGAAATTCTCTGATTGTTAATTTACCGATGGAAAGGGGACAAGAAGTGGACATTTTTTCATCCATTATCATGGGAATTGTGGAAGGGCTGACTGAGTTTCTTCCTGTTTCCTCGACCGGTCATATGATTATCACCGCTCACTTGCTCGGACTCTCTACGGATCAGGAAAATGTCAAAACATTCGAAGTTGTTGTCCAGCTCGGAGCTGTACTTGCTGTCGTTGTTCTTTACTGGAGGACCTTTGTCGGTTTTTTCACCGTCAAACCTGGTGATCGTGTCATGCCTCGGCTGAACCTGCTTCACATCTTTCTAGCAATGCTGCCTGCTTCTATTACTGCAGTACTGTTTCGTGATGTAATAAAACAATATTTATTTGGTCCAACTACTGTGGTCTACAGCCTGATTGCCGGCGGACTGCTTATGATTGCTGCAGAGAAATGGCACATGAAACCGACAGCACAGACTGTAGATGATATCACTTACAAGCAAGCATTTATGATTGGACTGTTTCAAATTTTAGCGCTTTGGCCAGGCTTCTCTCGTTCCGGTTCTACGATTTCGGGCGGACTTCTTGCTAGAGTCAGTCATACAGCTGCGGCTGAATTCACTTTTCTTGTTTCCGTGCCGATTATGTTTGGGGCTACCGCTCTTGATCTATGGAAAAGTGCAGACATTTTGTCCGTAAAAGATATCCCTTATTTTGCAATCGGGCTTCTGACTTCTTTCTGTGTTGGTATGCTGGCGATTAAAACATTCCTTTCCCTTTTGAAAAAATGGAAACTTTCTACCTTTGCTTATTACCGGTTTGGCCTTGCCCTTGTTCTTCTATTTATCATCCTATAAAAATAGGAGCCTCTCCTTTAGCTGCTGAAATCAGCTCAAGGAAAAGCTCCTTTTTCATTTTTTATCCTCTTGTATTATTGTTTCGATTCCAAAGTTTCTAAGTACTCAGAGATTTGGGTGGGTGTTTTCGCCCATTTACTATGCAAATGTGCAATTTTTTCCCCGTCTTTAAACACAAGCAGGCTTGGAATACCGCGCACCTGATTTTGTTCTGCAATCGTCAGGAATTTCTCAGCATCCAGAGCAAAAAACTGCTTATCTTGATGTTTGTCTATAACGTCACCGATAAAGCGGTCTAGATTTTTACAGTCTGGGCACCAGTTCGTATCAAATTTAATGACCGTCAAACGGTCACCGTTAATTAACTCCTGATACTGTTCTTCACTTTGAATTCGTTCCATATCTTTTCCTCTTTTCTTTACCTATAAGTTTCTTATTATAAATGCTGTGTATACTGATTGGCTCTAGTCAATCTTCTAAGCTTATCTAGTTCTTTATCTGTTAGCGGCTCTGTCATTGCTGCTCCCATATTACTAAGCAATTGTTCCCTGGAACTAGCTCCAGGAATAACAGTCGCAACCGCAGGATGGGAGAGCGCATACCGAATTGCCAGCTGTGACATACTCCGTTCTTTCGTAACAAAAGCGGATAATCTCGCGCGAATCTCTTTAATTTGCTCGGGTGTATATTCTAAATACCCTTTTAAGGCTTTATCATCTCTGCCATCTGCCAGTGCACCGCCAGCCACCGGCCCTCTCGCTATGACACTTACCCCATGTTCATGAAGAGAAGGAAACACCTCTTCCTCTCCGCGGCGATCCAGCAAGCTATACTGATTCATTACACTTACGATCGAAGAATGCTGGGTGTATTCGCGAATCACATTCGGACGTATCGATGAAATTCCATAATAACGAATGAATCCAGCTTGCTTTAATTCCTCAAAGGCCTCAATTGTTTCTTCAATATGATCTTCTATCGTACCGCCGTGCAGTTGATAAAGATCAATGTAGTCAGTCTGAAGCCTGCGTAAACTATCTTTTACAGCTTCTTTAATGTGCTGTTTACTTGGGTCCCAGCGGAGTCCTTCTTGACCGGTCAGACGTCTGTTTCCTACTTTGGTAGCAATGATCACATCTTGTCTGCGTCCTTTAAGAGCCTTCCCCACCAGTTCTTCATTACGTCCATCATCATAAATATCAGCTGTATCCAGAAAATTAACACCCTGATCAATCGCTTCATGTATAAGCGGAATCGCTACCTTCTCATCTATCCCTAGTGACATGCATCCGAGTCCAATTTCGCTTACCATTAAATCAGATGAACCAAGCCTATTCTTCTTCACTCTGAGACCTCCCTTCAGGTTATAGGAATAAAGATAAGATGACAATATTAGTATTGTAGCATGAAGAATAAAGAACACAAAAATACGCAAAGGGTAGAAGGTAAACCTTCCTTTACCTGTACCCTATGCGCATGCATCATCTACTATTATT from Paenibacillus polygoni encodes the following:
- a CDS encoding thioredoxin family protein, producing the protein MERIQSEEQYQELINGDRLTVIKFDTNWCPDCKNLDRFIGDVIDKHQDKQFFALDAEKFLTIAEQNQVRGIPSLLVFKDGEKIAHLHSKWAKTPTQISEYLETLESKQ
- the bacA gene encoding undecaprenyl-diphosphate phosphatase; its protein translation is MERGQEVDIFSSIIMGIVEGLTEFLPVSSTGHMIITAHLLGLSTDQENVKTFEVVVQLGAVLAVVVLYWRTFVGFFTVKPGDRVMPRLNLLHIFLAMLPASITAVLFRDVIKQYLFGPTTVVYSLIAGGLLMIAAEKWHMKPTAQTVDDITYKQAFMIGLFQILALWPGFSRSGSTISGGLLARVSHTAAAEFTFLVSVPIMFGATALDLWKSADILSVKDIPYFAIGLLTSFCVGMLAIKTFLSLLKKWKLSTFAYYRFGLALVLLFIIL
- a CDS encoding aldo/keto reductase, with the protein product MKKNRLGSSDLMVSEIGLGCMSLGIDEKVAIPLIHEAIDQGVNFLDTADIYDDGRNEELVGKALKGRRQDVIIATKVGNRRLTGQEGLRWDPSKQHIKEAVKDSLRRLQTDYIDLYQLHGGTIEDHIEETIEAFEELKQAGFIRYYGISSIRPNVIREYTQHSSIVSVMNQYSLLDRRGEEEVFPSLHEHGVSVIARGPVAGGALADGRDDKALKGYLEYTPEQIKEIRARLSAFVTKERSMSQLAIRYALSHPAVATVIPGASSREQLLSNMGAAMTEPLTDKELDKLRRLTRANQYTQHL